The following proteins are co-located in the Nonlabens ponticola genome:
- a CDS encoding pyridoxamine 5'-phosphate oxidase family protein, translated as MSTNNLSNKEAQQKFKKIVESVDFAMMLTHLDQTPLHAIPMSTKRVDDNGTVYFLSNRDSEHNNNIENDSRCQLIYSEKHSMEFLSVYGKAYISNDRALIHSLYGSSDDNWFEGKDDPEITVITFHPETGHYWDSKSNALVSLFKMGYGAITGEKMDVGESGSLSNL; from the coding sequence ATGAGCACCAATAACCTAAGTAATAAAGAAGCACAACAAAAGTTCAAGAAAATCGTGGAGAGCGTCGATTTTGCCATGATGTTGACACACCTAGATCAGACACCATTGCATGCGATACCCATGAGTACCAAACGAGTTGACGACAATGGTACGGTTTATTTTTTGAGTAATCGTGATAGTGAGCACAACAACAATATCGAGAACGATTCCCGCTGCCAGCTTATCTATTCAGAAAAGCACAGTATGGAATTTTTAAGTGTTTATGGTAAAGCATACATTAGTAATGATCGTGCGTTGATTCACAGTTTATATGGTTCAAGCGATGATAACTGGTTTGAAGGAAAGGATGATCCAGAGATTACAGTAATTACTTTTCACCCAGAAACTGGACATTACTGGGATTCAAAATCTAATGCACTGGTCAGTCTGTTTAAAATGGGTTATGGAGCCATCACAGGTGAGAAAATGGATGTAGGTGAGAGTGGCAGCTTGAGCAACCTGTAA
- a CDS encoding DUF3140 domain-containing protein produces MADYNKEEVWDEFKEKQNMTHNELEKWLETEESKNAGREMDNGETVGHASGRSILKIKEKNKSDLTEANWDKINETVGYYHQNLHESQKPSSDVENSAWYYALKNWGHDALK; encoded by the coding sequence ATGGCAGATTATAATAAAGAAGAAGTTTGGGACGAGTTTAAAGAAAAGCAAAACATGACTCATAATGAGTTGGAAAAATGGCTAGAAACTGAGGAGTCCAAAAATGCTGGCCGAGAAATGGACAACGGTGAGACAGTAGGTCACGCCAGCGGCCGTAGCATTTTGAAGATCAAGGAAAAGAACAAGAGCGATTTGACAGAAGCCAATTGGGATAAGATAAATGAAACCGTAGGTTATTACCATCAAAATCTACACGAGTCCCAAAAACCGTCTAGCGATGTTGAAAACAGCGCATGGTACTATGCCCTCAAAAATTGGGGTCACGATGCTTTAAAATAA
- a CDS encoding protein adenylyltransferase SelO: MSLKLHPNSIDQHFPYDTIESNIPRQVPEFLLSAVAIKSFKNASVIHVNNALAKDLGLEKSVVKSNYIAKLLTGQQLDLQLKTYAMNYGGHQFGHWAGQLGDGRAIMLGGFETNLGLQYLQLKGSGPTPYSRRGDGFAVLRSSIREHLCSEAMHHLGIPTTRSLGISLTGEKVTRDPMYDGTIIQELGAMVCRVSPSFLRFGSFELPASRGDTTLLKNLLDYTIKTLFNHLLVVAQEKEPYLLLFKEICNETLTMVMHWQRVGFVHGVMNTDNMSVLGLTIDYGPYGWMDDYNPDWTPNTTDNQHKRYKYRSQPEIALWNLWKLANSFYLVIDDTNGLEKILDVYKSNYLVEQQAMMKAKLGLIDDHHADAKLIDSLLALLPVHPIDMTIFYRELIKVHGEMDHLTAWKIIHPAIYDIDIMPSSIKQQWLEWLQSYIDRIDRSSVFAKARAKKMRATNPKYVLRNYMAQLAIEAAEQGDYTIMSELFEMLKNPYSDQPAYDKWYARRPDWAINKPGCSQLSCSS; the protein is encoded by the coding sequence ATGTCATTAAAGCTTCATCCCAATAGTATTGATCAGCATTTCCCATACGATACCATAGAAAGTAATATTCCTAGGCAGGTACCTGAATTTCTGCTTTCTGCGGTAGCGATTAAATCATTTAAAAATGCCAGCGTCATTCATGTCAACAATGCGTTAGCCAAGGATTTAGGTCTTGAGAAATCGGTGGTGAAGTCAAACTACATAGCAAAGCTGTTGACTGGCCAGCAACTGGATCTTCAATTAAAGACCTATGCTATGAATTATGGTGGTCATCAATTTGGCCATTGGGCTGGACAGTTGGGCGATGGTCGCGCCATTATGTTAGGTGGTTTTGAGACTAATCTAGGGTTACAATATCTACAGCTTAAAGGTTCTGGACCTACACCCTACTCTAGGCGCGGTGATGGTTTTGCGGTATTGCGATCAAGCATTAGAGAGCATTTGTGCAGTGAGGCGATGCATCATTTAGGTATTCCAACCACTAGATCCTTAGGTATCTCGCTTACCGGAGAAAAAGTAACTAGAGATCCTATGTATGACGGTACTATCATTCAGGAATTGGGTGCTATGGTTTGTCGTGTAAGTCCGTCCTTTCTAAGATTTGGTAGTTTTGAATTACCTGCTTCACGTGGTGATACTACTTTACTGAAAAATCTTCTTGATTACACTATTAAGACCCTTTTCAATCATTTATTGGTTGTAGCACAAGAAAAGGAACCCTACCTATTGCTATTCAAAGAGATATGTAATGAAACTCTAACGATGGTCATGCATTGGCAGCGTGTAGGATTTGTGCATGGTGTAATGAATACAGATAACATGTCTGTCTTGGGATTGACCATCGATTATGGTCCTTATGGCTGGATGGACGATTATAATCCTGATTGGACTCCTAATACGACAGATAATCAGCATAAACGATATAAATACCGATCACAACCTGAGATTGCTCTATGGAATCTATGGAAACTCGCCAATTCCTTCTACCTAGTTATCGATGATACTAATGGTTTAGAAAAAATCTTAGATGTGTACAAATCAAATTATCTTGTTGAGCAACAGGCAATGATGAAAGCAAAATTAGGACTTATAGATGACCATCATGCTGATGCAAAACTAATTGATAGTCTCCTAGCTTTATTACCTGTGCATCCTATAGATATGACTATATTTTATAGAGAATTGATAAAAGTTCACGGAGAAATGGATCACTTGACTGCTTGGAAAATTATTCATCCAGCAATTTATGATATAGATATAATGCCGTCTAGCATAAAACAACAATGGCTGGAATGGCTACAGTCATATATAGATAGGATTGATAGGAGTTCCGTTTTCGCGAAAGCAAGAGCCAAAAAAATGCGAGCCACTAATCCCAAGTACGTGCTGAGAAATTATATGGCTCAACTTGCTATCGAGGCCGCAGAACAAGGAGATTACACTATCATGAGTGAATTATTTGAAATGCTTAAAAATCCTTATTCAGATCAACCTGCATATGACAAATGGTATGCTAGAAGACCAGATTGGGCCATAAATAAACCTGGCTGTTCTCAATTAAGTTGTAGTTCCTAA
- a CDS encoding T9SS type A sorting domain-containing protein yields MKKNYVLTLAALFCAAGAYAQDGGGEETRQILDPEVEVEAEVEAEAEPGRVAGAVALGAAAASNFPNSVAKVKLSGNVSAATREPADSAATGEEPETGINSPEKVKSSSRDLRAKNTTADFFLAEAEAEVESEVEVEVENGAAVAVAGTAAGAAGVAAAEYLVGETGQTGLFPTNSVSGVDANTSTQASVSEVQILFPAAPTATAEGEANSQFGEEDYPDNGSGDGSGSGDGSGSGDGSGSGEGSGSSNNSINSPDATNEIFPGSGITYERLADYTGDNAQRIGAQIASGVDSETEVEAEAEVEVETETGGAGAGATAGTAVMVAGDFATAAVDVKTSTSVSTSVVTEEEPSFFNIPEIESPSRNTADNPEEGSGEGSGSGEGSGDGSGGGTATGSFNSVNNETGEASSLADIPQLFNGKGANSFEAEVESEVEAETEVDNGSAAAGVAAVGGAGVNGAVSSAASASVASVSTSTVDNNGVQVDDNGQFEELSDRYQSVTDANPTSSAEAEAESEAEAGGGVPSTEGTTASAVSAGDAIAFATLIIEDIDNSDIATESTRIADPMFNERERNFDFLTMTERNWDDVIVANEQGFFPKGTFEEVSENEAEVESEAEAEVGFNAAAAAAGSNAAQSKNGALPFEASAVATSATSTGVYDGEANNQSDRKEILPEPQEAYPDFGIDFDAFEYEVETETEAEAEVGYNASAASVAAAAAGYEGIQISTDIATTLHAAAAAAAAGETVTTSITLPMEGDAGNVRAFARADDSQDRQVSVAVAVAGVPRPDGESNEREAEDEGATFAQVEVVVYTDPANVAAPRALLGVLDGGQNQGFTFRDIANAQTDAEGENERGQFGEVEAEAEAEAEAGYGVAAAAATAGVTGQFAISESFTSVSTEAYEGGFDFDFQTIQDEAIAATFNADSTRQTARISFAGYGFDNYTVQQQNPERDAYVDLGTLESVNDDQFERFFFTVNDIPAGTPQVFRILPNLDGEPDFTEEVFLVLNDGIITLSNDDFVEAFVVAPYPNPTTGELNITLQLPQNEKVTAALYDLSGKQVATFDREYRNNGTAQRMRFNLNPSIANGLYILNVNSTQATKSFKISVQR; encoded by the coding sequence ATGAAAAAAAATTACGTATTAACCCTAGCAGCCCTATTCTGCGCAGCCGGTGCTTATGCACAGGATGGCGGTGGAGAGGAAACGCGGCAGATCTTAGACCCAGAAGTAGAGGTAGAAGCTGAAGTTGAGGCTGAGGCCGAACCTGGACGAGTAGCTGGTGCCGTTGCCTTAGGTGCAGCAGCAGCAAGTAACTTTCCTAACTCTGTAGCTAAAGTTAAATTATCTGGTAACGTTAGTGCAGCAACTAGAGAACCAGCCGATAGTGCTGCCACTGGTGAAGAGCCAGAAACAGGAATTAATTCTCCAGAAAAAGTAAAGTCTTCTAGTAGAGACTTGAGAGCTAAAAACACAACTGCAGATTTTTTCCTAGCTGAAGCAGAAGCTGAAGTTGAATCTGAAGTAGAAGTTGAAGTTGAGAATGGAGCAGCAGTTGCTGTTGCAGGTACAGCAGCTGGTGCAGCTGGTGTTGCGGCTGCAGAATATCTAGTTGGTGAAACTGGCCAGACTGGTTTGTTTCCAACCAACTCTGTAAGTGGTGTTGATGCAAACACATCTACCCAAGCATCTGTAAGCGAAGTCCAAATTTTGTTCCCAGCAGCTCCAACTGCAACAGCAGAAGGTGAGGCAAATAGCCAATTTGGCGAGGAAGATTATCCAGATAATGGATCAGGCGATGGTTCTGGATCCGGTGACGGTTCTGGATCCGGTGACGGTTCTGGATCAGGCGAAGGCAGCGGTTCTTCAAACAATTCTATCAATAGCCCTGATGCTACTAATGAGATTTTCCCAGGAAGTGGGATTACTTATGAAAGATTAGCTGATTACACTGGCGATAATGCACAACGTATAGGAGCACAAATCGCGAGTGGTGTAGACAGTGAAACTGAGGTTGAGGCTGAGGCCGAAGTTGAAGTAGAAACTGAAACTGGTGGTGCTGGTGCTGGTGCTACAGCTGGTACAGCTGTAATGGTAGCCGGTGATTTTGCTACAGCTGCTGTTGATGTAAAGACTTCGACATCTGTATCAACATCTGTTGTTACTGAGGAAGAACCATCTTTCTTTAATATACCAGAAATTGAATCTCCGTCAAGAAATACGGCTGACAACCCAGAAGAAGGTTCTGGTGAAGGTAGTGGTTCTGGTGAAGGATCTGGCGATGGATCTGGTGGTGGTACTGCAACTGGATCATTCAATTCAGTCAACAACGAAACTGGTGAAGCCTCTTCATTAGCGGATATACCACAACTATTTAATGGTAAAGGTGCTAATAGCTTTGAAGCCGAAGTTGAATCTGAAGTAGAAGCTGAAACTGAAGTGGACAATGGATCAGCAGCAGCTGGTGTAGCTGCGGTAGGTGGTGCTGGTGTAAATGGTGCTGTATCAAGTGCTGCATCTGCATCTGTAGCGTCTGTATCTACATCAACAGTAGACAATAACGGAGTACAAGTAGATGATAATGGTCAATTTGAAGAATTGTCTGATCGTTATCAAAGTGTAACTGATGCTAATCCTACATCAAGCGCCGAGGCTGAGGCAGAATCCGAAGCAGAAGCTGGTGGTGGTGTGCCATCGACTGAAGGTACAACGGCTAGTGCAGTGAGTGCTGGTGATGCAATCGCATTTGCAACGTTGATTATAGAGGATATTGACAATAGTGATATCGCCACAGAATCTACACGAATCGCAGATCCTATGTTCAATGAGCGTGAGAGAAATTTTGATTTCTTGACAATGACAGAGCGTAATTGGGATGACGTGATCGTTGCTAACGAGCAAGGATTTTTCCCTAAAGGAACTTTTGAAGAAGTAAGTGAAAACGAGGCGGAAGTTGAGTCTGAAGCAGAAGCTGAAGTAGGATTTAATGCAGCAGCAGCAGCAGCAGGTTCAAATGCAGCGCAATCTAAAAATGGTGCATTACCATTTGAGGCATCTGCAGTAGCTACTAGTGCAACTAGTACTGGTGTCTACGATGGTGAGGCAAACAATCAATCTGATAGAAAAGAGATTTTACCTGAGCCACAAGAGGCTTATCCAGATTTCGGAATTGATTTTGACGCATTTGAATATGAAGTAGAAACTGAAACTGAAGCTGAAGCTGAAGTCGGTTATAACGCATCTGCAGCATCAGTTGCTGCAGCAGCAGCAGGTTATGAAGGTATCCAGATAAGTACTGATATCGCAACTACCTTGCACGCAGCAGCGGCAGCAGCGGCGGCTGGTGAGACAGTAACAACAAGTATTACTCTACCTATGGAAGGTGATGCTGGTAATGTAAGAGCATTTGCAAGAGCAGATGATTCTCAAGACAGACAAGTATCCGTTGCAGTAGCAGTAGCTGGTGTACCGCGTCCAGATGGTGAGAGCAATGAAAGAGAGGCTGAAGATGAAGGTGCGACTTTTGCTCAAGTAGAAGTAGTAGTCTACACTGATCCTGCCAACGTTGCAGCTCCAAGAGCTTTACTAGGTGTACTTGATGGTGGACAGAACCAAGGTTTTACTTTCCGTGATATAGCAAATGCACAAACAGATGCTGAAGGTGAGAATGAAAGAGGTCAATTTGGCGAGGTAGAGGCTGAAGCCGAAGCAGAAGCAGAAGCTGGATATGGTGTAGCTGCCGCAGCGGCAACAGCTGGTGTAACTGGTCAGTTTGCAATCAGTGAGTCATTTACAAGTGTGTCTACTGAGGCGTACGAAGGTGGATTTGACTTTGACTTCCAAACGATTCAGGACGAAGCGATAGCAGCTACATTCAATGCTGATTCTACTCGTCAAACTGCTCGTATTTCTTTTGCAGGTTATGGTTTTGACAACTACACAGTTCAACAACAAAATCCTGAAAGAGATGCATACGTTGACCTAGGGACACTAGAAAGTGTTAACGATGATCAATTCGAGCGTTTCTTCTTTACTGTAAATGATATACCAGCAGGAACTCCACAAGTATTTAGAATACTTCCTAATTTAGACGGTGAACCAGATTTCACTGAAGAGGTATTCCTTGTATTGAACGATGGTATAATTACTTTGAGTAACGATGATTTTGTTGAAGCATTTGTTGTAGCTCCATATCCTAACCCAACTACAGGTGAATTAAATATCACTCTACAGTTGCCACAGAATGAGAAAGTAACAGCAGCATTGTATGACCTATCAGGTAAGCAAGTAGCTACATTTGATAGAGAGTATCGTAATAACGGTACAGCGCAACGCATGAGATTCAACTTGAATCCATCAATTGCTAATGGTCTTTACATCTTGAATGTAAATTCTACACAAGCAACTAAGAGTTTCAAAATCTCAGTACAGAGATAA
- a CDS encoding YihY/virulence factor BrkB family protein produces MKVSLKGFKTFPWRRLPYLLIESGKQWNKDDVWQLSASIAYYAILSLPGLLVIILNVVGLIWDQEIATGRLVTDLSGLIGWDAAEDINELLQTANQDDGVIASIIGVATLIFGATGIFYQLQVSLNKIWRLKVNPKTPWWKLLTDRAKSFGFILVVGFLIMISFVLSAFIAVLQGLIEANLPDYLIYVAYIINFLLSLVIIAFLFALMFRYLPDALVKWKIIWPGAIVTALLFELGKFLLEIYFTNSSPASAYGAAGLVVLLLLWVSYSALILFYGAEFVKIYAQEFFDGIKPSRKAIKYKEEIITVIEPDDPIIE; encoded by the coding sequence ATGAAAGTAAGTTTGAAAGGTTTTAAAACATTCCCGTGGCGGCGATTACCATATTTATTAATAGAGAGTGGCAAGCAATGGAACAAGGATGACGTGTGGCAGTTGAGTGCAAGTATTGCCTATTATGCAATATTGTCACTGCCTGGATTACTAGTAATCATCTTAAATGTAGTAGGACTTATCTGGGATCAAGAAATCGCGACTGGTAGATTGGTTACTGATCTATCAGGGTTGATAGGATGGGACGCAGCCGAAGATATCAATGAGCTGTTACAAACAGCAAATCAAGACGATGGCGTGATCGCTTCTATTATTGGTGTAGCGACGCTCATTTTTGGGGCAACAGGAATATTTTATCAGTTGCAGGTATCCTTAAATAAAATATGGAGACTTAAGGTTAATCCCAAAACCCCTTGGTGGAAGTTGCTTACTGATCGTGCCAAAAGCTTTGGTTTTATACTAGTTGTAGGTTTTCTTATAATGATAAGTTTTGTGCTTTCAGCATTTATTGCGGTTCTTCAAGGTTTAATTGAGGCAAACCTGCCCGATTACCTTATATATGTAGCTTATATCATCAATTTCTTGCTCTCGCTTGTAATCATCGCATTTTTATTTGCTCTTATGTTCAGGTACTTACCCGATGCATTAGTGAAATGGAAGATCATATGGCCTGGCGCAATTGTTACGGCCTTATTATTTGAATTAGGCAAATTCTTATTAGAAATCTATTTTACCAATTCATCACCTGCTAGTGCATATGGCGCTGCTGGTCTTGTGGTTCTGCTTTTATTATGGGTTTCTTATAGCGCACTCATCCTTTTCTACGGTGCTGAATTTGTCAAGATCTATGCTCAAGAATTTTTTGATGGTATTAAACCAAGTAGGAAAGCCATTAAATACAAGGAAGAGATTATTACTGTCATAGAACCTGACGATCCTATCATAGAATAG
- a CDS encoding BLUF domain-containing protein produces the protein MSKTSENLSDEDITNIFEYSKERNDECDVSGILLHSIGNFFQVLEGNEKHLKELYEKIKKDDRHGEIFEVYNKPTAHPVFLHYSSKFNIVKTTQDLESINQYLQDNREISTSKKLERLLAPFLMMEELY, from the coding sequence TTGAGCAAAACCTCAGAAAACCTATCTGACGAGGATATTACAAACATCTTTGAATATTCTAAAGAACGCAATGATGAGTGCGATGTCAGTGGTATTCTACTACATTCTATCGGTAACTTTTTTCAAGTGCTTGAAGGGAATGAAAAACACCTTAAAGAACTCTATGAAAAAATCAAAAAAGACGATCGACACGGTGAGATATTTGAAGTCTATAATAAGCCTACCGCTCATCCTGTTTTCCTACATTACAGCTCAAAATTTAATATAGTTAAGACCACGCAAGATCTTGAATCTATAAATCAATACTTACAAGATAATCGCGAGATCAGCACTAGTAAAAAGCTGGAACGATTACTAGCTCCATTTTTAATGATGGAAGAATTGTACTAG
- a CDS encoding Fpg/Nei family DNA glycosylase: MPELPEVQGYKTYIDSTSLHHTIESMDCRDDRLLKKDIRTFKKHLVGVQLSGTRRIGKYSFVETTGDKILVMHFGMTGKPTYYKDADARPKFGHIVLSFENGFQLVFENKRKFGWWDLIDDIEAYKKEHDLSDDARELSLDDFKKSLSSRKTDIKKVIMDQSVAAGIGNWLADEVLYQAKIHPQLKVADMSEERIEHLHKTMQEVIEVTIEHDAHYSDFPDHYLMHIREEGADCHHTSSKIKKIKVGGRATYFSPQWQEK; encoded by the coding sequence ATGCCTGAATTACCAGAAGTACAAGGCTATAAAACCTATATCGACAGCACCTCTTTACATCATACAATTGAATCCATGGATTGTAGAGATGATCGATTGCTTAAAAAGGATATTAGAACGTTCAAGAAACATCTAGTCGGTGTTCAATTAAGTGGTACGAGACGTATAGGTAAGTATTCGTTTGTAGAAACAACCGGTGACAAGATACTTGTGATGCACTTTGGTATGACAGGAAAACCTACCTACTATAAGGATGCTGATGCCAGACCCAAATTTGGTCACATCGTATTATCATTTGAAAACGGTTTTCAGCTTGTTTTTGAGAACAAGAGAAAATTTGGTTGGTGGGATTTGATCGATGATATAGAAGCGTATAAAAAGGAGCACGATTTGAGCGATGACGCTCGAGAGTTGAGCCTTGATGACTTCAAAAAATCGTTGTCATCACGCAAGACTGATATAAAAAAGGTTATTATGGATCAAAGTGTAGCCGCCGGAATTGGTAACTGGCTTGCTGACGAAGTCTTATATCAAGCAAAAATACATCCTCAACTCAAGGTGGCTGATATGAGCGAAGAGCGCATTGAGCATTTACATAAAACCATGCAGGAAGTTATTGAGGTAACTATTGAGCATGATGCGCATTACAGCGATTTTCCTGATCATTATCTCATGCACATTAGAGAAGAAGGCGCTGACTGCCATCATACCAGCTCTAAAATCAAAAAAATCAAAGTAGGCGGTAGAGCTACCTATTTCTCACCGCAGTGGCAGGAGAAATGA